DNA sequence from the Actinacidiphila yeochonensis CN732 genome:
CCGAGGGAGGGGCCGCCGCCCAGCGCGTCGGTGCTGTCGCTGCCCGGACGGATAGTCGTGGCGCTGACGGTGGGCGCGGTGGCCGTCGGTGTGCTGTTCCACCTGGGGATGGTGTTCCTGTACGTCGCACCGTCGAACACGCTCACCAAGGAGCACGCCACCGCCGTCAACGACTACATCTACCCGGAGTTCGAACAGAACTGGAAGCTGTTCGCGCCGGACCCGCTCCAGCAGAACGTCCACATCGAGGCGCGCGCCCAGGTGGCCGCGGCCGACGGCGGCCAGCAGACCACCGGCTGGGTGGACCTCACGGCGGCGGACGTCTCGGCGATGCGGCACAACCCGCTGCCGAGCCACGTGAACCAGAACGAGCTGCGCCGCGCCTGGGGCTACTACACCGACACCCACAACGACCAGGAGCAGGCCACGGCCGGGCAGGGCAGCCAGCTGAGCGCCGACTACCTCCAGCGGATCGTGCGGGACCGGTTCGGCAGCCACCTCGACGGCGGGACCGTGGTGCGGGTGCAGGTGCGCTGCGCCACCACGCCGGTGCCGCAGCCCTCGTGGGTCGCCGGCGCCTCCGCCACCACCACGCAGTTCCGGGTGCTGCCCTGGTGGGTCGTGGGCACCGGGTCCTCCCCGGTGGGAGCCTCCTCGTGAGCGCGTCGCACGGCCACGCCGGCCGACCCCCGGAGAACCCGCTCCCCGGAGCCGCCGCCGCGCTGGACC
Encoded proteins:
- a CDS encoding DUF5819 family protein; its protein translation is MEPREGPPPSASVLSLPGRIVVALTVGAVAVGVLFHLGMVFLYVAPSNTLTKEHATAVNDYIYPEFEQNWKLFAPDPLQQNVHIEARAQVAAADGGQQTTGWVDLTAADVSAMRHNPLPSHVNQNELRRAWGYYTDTHNDQEQATAGQGSQLSADYLQRIVRDRFGSHLDGGTVVRVQVRCATTPVPQPSWVAGASATTTQFRVLPWWVVGTGSSPVGASS